In Granulicella tundricola MP5ACTX9, the following are encoded in one genomic region:
- the mobF gene encoding MobF family relaxase encodes MLTLSSALNAGQAATYHKLDYASSTQSYYQQGEEVRGEWRGELAASLGLSGEVSSLAFNRLAEGQHPETGEQLVRHREAQEYKNLDGSTTKAVEHRAGWDAQFAPSKSVSLTALVGGDERVREAHREAVGVALAELERFTQARIGGNNPAETTGKFVAATFEHDTARPVDGYAAPQLHTHAVIFNVTERADGSTRALQEKAFFESQNYVTAVYQAELFQRLKNLGYEMEAGKSGAPEIKGYSAEYLEASSPRSAQIREHMEKAGFTGPGAAQIAAHATREAKQELTSAQVLAAHRDLAATFGNQHETVINAARSRTRENAVTPEQSNQAREAVTYAKAHAFEREAVADERVILRDALRRGMGDVTAAEVRAEFQTRQRAGEFRSVEAPKYASAGRFTTPETIAQERANINHVLQGKNTVSSITTAAMAEEQANARGFLNDSQRRVVEDILTTRDRVHGLQGLAGTGKTTALETIREGAEKSGYRVEGFAPTSKASGQLRDAGIEANTLQSFLQRKTAMDPDARHLYLLDESSLASSKQMRQFLDKVGPNDHIVVIGDIRQHQGVEAGRPFQQMQDAGMRTSQLDQIVRQKDPELLRAVEHLARNETERGIALLREQGRVTEIPNGPERIQAIARDYASKPESTIIVSPDNKSRQLLNEAVRVELKEKGVLSGNAETFRTLTNRNDMTGAERTWAARYELGNILQYTTGSKAEGIVKDSFAIVRSIDTAANRLTVELENGKIVSYDPKRLRGVNAYRESTREFAAGDRIQFTTNAKTLDIRNRDLATVVSAAPGQMTVRMDGKGERTVTFDPAKLRQFDHGYAVTSHSSQGLTQDRVLANFDTGTARSLVNTRLAYVAVSRASQDARIYTNDADSLGKRLSVDISKTAAIEIPRAEVKSELRKAVEGFRAGKTDVSIDKLKSQGKVHQHAQPSERISAVAKEYAATRDRTVVLSEKQSDRAAITAQVRAELQQAGRLAPNKEVRTVLQEQHFRQEGRAADYKPGDVIQYGKGSPKHGLLPKTEATVEAVDSRRNLIIVRTGQDDLVTYSPSRLKTATNDSKVYRPEQQPISQGERIRITRNDKELNVRAGDFATVTRIDDRGSLKVRLDSGKEIELMPRQARHIEHGYAVESGRRISAERFIVTGDTPEARSLKSIPANARDVSIHTTAPAVQQQKAPEREKTPQQEQGQKPPQREIQRGYGIGLSL; translated from the coding sequence ATGCTCACACTTTCATCTGCGCTCAACGCCGGACAAGCCGCCACGTACCACAAGCTCGACTACGCTTCCTCGACCCAGAGCTACTACCAGCAAGGCGAGGAAGTGAGGGGCGAATGGAGAGGTGAGCTGGCGGCTTCGCTTGGACTTTCGGGCGAGGTCAGCTCGCTCGCCTTCAACCGGCTTGCAGAAGGGCAGCACCCGGAAACCGGTGAGCAGTTGGTAAGACACAGGGAGGCCCAGGAGTACAAAAACCTGGACGGTTCGACTACGAAAGCGGTCGAGCACCGAGCCGGATGGGATGCTCAGTTCGCCCCTTCCAAGTCGGTTTCCCTGACCGCTCTGGTGGGCGGGGATGAGCGAGTTCGAGAGGCTCACCGCGAGGCCGTTGGCGTTGCGCTTGCCGAGCTGGAGCGGTTTACCCAAGCCCGGATCGGCGGCAACAATCCTGCCGAGACGACCGGGAAGTTCGTCGCCGCTACCTTCGAACATGACACAGCCCGACCGGTAGACGGGTACGCCGCCCCACAGCTCCACACCCACGCCGTCATCTTCAACGTGACCGAACGTGCGGACGGATCGACGCGAGCTTTGCAGGAGAAGGCTTTCTTTGAGAGCCAGAACTATGTGACGGCCGTCTACCAGGCCGAACTCTTCCAAAGGCTCAAGAACCTTGGCTACGAAATGGAGGCAGGGAAGAGCGGCGCACCGGAGATCAAGGGCTACTCTGCCGAGTACCTGGAGGCGTCCAGCCCCCGGTCCGCACAGATCAGGGAGCACATGGAAAAGGCCGGCTTCACCGGGCCGGGAGCCGCCCAGATTGCCGCTCATGCCACCCGTGAAGCCAAGCAGGAGTTGACCTCTGCCCAGGTACTCGCCGCGCACCGCGATCTTGCCGCCACGTTCGGCAACCAGCACGAAACTGTCATCAACGCGGCCCGGAGCCGCACCAGGGAGAATGCTGTCACCCCGGAGCAGTCCAACCAGGCGAGGGAGGCCGTCACATACGCGAAAGCCCACGCCTTTGAGCGCGAGGCCGTTGCCGACGAGCGGGTCATTCTGCGGGATGCGCTTCGTCGGGGAATGGGCGACGTGACCGCCGCCGAGGTTCGAGCAGAGTTCCAGACCAGGCAGAGAGCCGGTGAGTTCCGCTCTGTCGAGGCACCCAAGTACGCGTCCGCTGGCCGCTTCACCACACCCGAAACCATCGCTCAGGAACGGGCGAACATCAACCACGTACTCCAGGGAAAGAACACTGTTTCTTCCATCACAACCGCAGCGATGGCCGAAGAGCAGGCGAACGCTCGCGGCTTTCTAAACGACTCCCAACGGCGCGTCGTAGAGGACATTCTGACGACGCGGGACCGGGTTCATGGCTTGCAGGGTTTGGCTGGAACAGGGAAGACGACCGCCCTCGAAACCATCCGCGAGGGCGCGGAAAAGAGCGGGTACAGGGTAGAAGGTTTCGCGCCCACGTCGAAGGCCAGCGGCCAGCTCCGCGACGCGGGAATCGAGGCCAACACGCTGCAAAGTTTCCTCCAGCGTAAAACGGCAATGGACCCCGACGCGCGGCATCTTTACCTACTCGACGAGTCGAGTCTGGCCAGTTCGAAACAGATGCGGCAGTTCCTCGACAAGGTAGGACCGAACGATCACATCGTCGTCATTGGAGACATACGCCAGCACCAGGGCGTAGAGGCAGGCCGCCCTTTCCAGCAGATGCAGGACGCTGGAATGCGAACCTCGCAGCTTGACCAGATCGTGCGGCAGAAGGACCCCGAGCTGTTGCGGGCGGTCGAACATCTCGCACGGAATGAGACCGAACGCGGCATCGCATTGCTTCGCGAGCAAGGCCGGGTCACAGAAATTCCAAACGGACCGGAACGCATTCAGGCCATAGCCCGCGACTACGCTAGCAAGCCGGAAAGCACCATCATCGTCTCCCCGGATAACAAAAGCCGTCAGCTGTTGAACGAGGCGGTGCGGGTGGAACTGAAGGAGAAAGGCGTCCTTTCCGGCAACGCCGAGACGTTCCGCACTCTCACGAACCGTAACGATATGACCGGCGCGGAGCGCACCTGGGCCGCTCGCTACGAACTCGGAAACATTCTCCAGTACACCACCGGCAGCAAGGCCGAAGGCATCGTCAAAGACAGCTTCGCTATTGTCCGCAGCATTGATACCGCTGCGAATCGGCTCACGGTGGAGCTGGAGAACGGGAAGATCGTCAGCTACGATCCGAAGCGTCTGCGAGGCGTCAACGCCTACCGGGAAAGCACCCGCGAGTTCGCCGCAGGCGATCGAATTCAGTTCACCACGAATGCCAAAACGCTCGACATTCGAAACCGCGACCTCGCGACCGTCGTCTCCGCTGCGCCGGGCCAGATGACCGTCCGGATGGACGGCAAAGGCGAGCGCACCGTCACCTTCGATCCTGCCAAGCTGCGGCAGTTCGACCACGGCTACGCCGTAACGTCGCACAGCTCGCAGGGATTGACCCAGGACCGCGTTCTGGCAAACTTCGACACCGGAACAGCCCGCTCGCTGGTGAATACCAGGCTCGCTTATGTCGCTGTATCGCGTGCTTCCCAGGACGCACGCATCTACACGAACGACGCCGATTCTCTGGGCAAGCGGCTTTCCGTCGATATTTCGAAGACCGCCGCCATCGAGATTCCACGTGCCGAGGTAAAGAGTGAGTTGCGCAAGGCCGTGGAAGGATTCCGAGCTGGGAAAACGGACGTATCTATAGATAAGCTCAAAAGCCAAGGGAAGGTCCACCAGCACGCCCAGCCCTCGGAACGGATCTCCGCAGTCGCAAAAGAGTATGCCGCTACGCGAGACAGAACAGTTGTTCTCTCAGAAAAACAATCGGATCGAGCGGCCATCACTGCCCAGGTCCGAGCCGAGCTGCAGCAGGCGGGCCGACTCGCGCCGAACAAGGAAGTTCGGACTGTATTACAGGAGCAGCATTTCAGGCAGGAAGGCAGAGCGGCGGATTACAAACCCGGAGACGTGATCCAGTACGGCAAGGGAAGTCCAAAGCACGGTCTTCTCCCGAAAACTGAAGCTACCGTTGAAGCGGTAGATTCCCGCCGCAACCTCATCATCGTCAGGACGGGCCAGGATGATCTTGTTACCTACAGCCCATCCCGCTTGAAGACCGCGACCAACGATTCCAAGGTCTACCGCCCCGAGCAGCAGCCCATCTCTCAAGGCGAGCGAATCCGCATCACTCGGAATGACAAAGAGCTGAACGTCCGGGCAGGAGATTTTGCAACCGTCACCCGGATCGACGACAGGGGCAGCCTGAAAGTTCGGCTGGACAGCGGCAAGGAGATCGAACTAATGCCCAGGCAGGCTCGGCACATCGAACACGGCTACGCCGTCGAAAGCGGACGCCGCATTTCAGCAGAACGGTTCATCGTGACCGGGGACACCCCAGAAGCCAGGAGCCTGAAGAGCATTCCTGCGAACGCCCGGGACGTGTCCATTCACACGACAGCCCCGGCA
- a CDS encoding type IV secretion system DNA-binding domain-containing protein, translating into MPDNAWGRKETLVFPPHVPIYSYFALGLALLLTLLFGWEHLRFGTTPLEKAYSGAYLRSSAGALFKAHGNYQLVYLGGPKVQPRRALPVDFEDGETVFPDGHRLPVQLSALPLSQGYRGFYTGKPETFTDVAMSRWLRGAIFEGDTFIGSYAVSLGWAALSLVALLALSIPAEMKRFRQMKYGRLLRGPVLMKPEEFVRKQKGDGIGFNSVDMEEKIRIPARKEAQHFLMMGDTGVGKTQLITQLLMQVAERGDSAVVYDPATEYVQKFFDAERGDIILNPLDARCPYWGPAQEIESNAEADAVASSLYQPTGEGKDEFFHQTPAQIFAHLLKYGPTPHQLADWLASDDELLAKVEGTEMAFYIDRNAGPQRAGVLSSLGIVAKSFRLLPTKKEANGEWNARSWSKTRKGWVFITSRPTERNTLRPLHSLWIDLLVMRLMNEPAPNQRKVWFVIDELASLQRLPQLHTALTEARKSKNPMVLGFQGRAQLQAIYGDKLAEVMVSQPATKLFMKTAEPNAAQWISKAIGYVEIERVKETKHDGAKQGRNYSLDRQIEPLVMESQIAGLDDLHAYLKHGNNVAQFNFNYISLPKVSPGFVSRTGAEGELSFDPDTLKPRPPKPGAASKHAAAAEAPATPTAGFEEPPEEAETVVTEAAETVAPAPGGEVGTEATEHRKSRKSRKKTEQKEAQPEPELEAEILQEECLSRELDPPKAGPEKPSNQHHFIQM; encoded by the coding sequence ATGCCGGATAACGCATGGGGCCGTAAAGAGACACTGGTTTTCCCGCCGCACGTTCCGATCTATTCGTATTTCGCGCTTGGTCTCGCTTTGCTTCTAACGTTGTTGTTCGGCTGGGAGCACCTGCGATTCGGCACGACGCCGCTCGAAAAAGCCTACAGCGGGGCCTACCTGCGCAGCTCCGCAGGAGCACTTTTCAAGGCGCACGGGAACTACCAGCTCGTCTATCTTGGAGGCCCGAAGGTGCAGCCGCGACGAGCGTTGCCGGTCGATTTCGAAGACGGCGAAACAGTATTCCCGGACGGTCACCGCCTGCCGGTCCAGCTCTCCGCTCTCCCACTTTCTCAGGGATACCGGGGCTTCTACACCGGTAAGCCAGAGACGTTTACCGACGTGGCAATGAGCCGCTGGCTTCGCGGCGCGATCTTCGAAGGGGACACTTTCATAGGCTCTTACGCGGTGAGTTTGGGATGGGCGGCACTCTCGCTCGTGGCCCTGCTCGCCCTGAGCATTCCAGCGGAAATGAAGCGATTCCGGCAGATGAAATACGGTCGCCTCTTACGCGGACCCGTCCTCATGAAGCCCGAGGAGTTCGTGCGCAAGCAGAAGGGCGACGGCATCGGATTCAACTCGGTTGACATGGAGGAAAAGATTCGGATTCCGGCCCGGAAAGAAGCGCAGCACTTCCTCATGATGGGCGATACCGGCGTGGGTAAAACTCAGCTGATTACCCAGCTCCTCATGCAGGTAGCGGAGCGCGGAGACTCTGCGGTGGTCTACGATCCCGCGACCGAATACGTCCAGAAATTCTTCGACGCGGAGCGCGGCGACATCATTCTGAACCCCTTGGACGCTCGCTGCCCTTACTGGGGTCCAGCCCAGGAAATTGAGTCCAACGCCGAGGCAGACGCCGTTGCTTCCTCTCTGTATCAGCCGACGGGCGAGGGTAAAGACGAGTTCTTTCATCAGACGCCAGCGCAGATTTTCGCCCACCTTCTGAAGTACGGACCAACCCCTCATCAGCTCGCAGACTGGCTCGCCAGCGATGACGAACTACTCGCAAAGGTGGAAGGAACGGAGATGGCGTTCTACATCGACCGGAACGCCGGGCCACAGCGGGCTGGTGTACTTTCTTCACTCGGAATCGTGGCAAAATCATTCCGGCTTCTACCAACAAAGAAGGAGGCGAACGGTGAGTGGAATGCCCGCTCCTGGTCGAAAACTCGCAAGGGTTGGGTGTTCATTACGTCACGTCCGACCGAGCGCAACACACTCCGTCCGCTGCACTCCCTTTGGATTGACTTGCTGGTGATGCGGCTGATGAATGAACCCGCCCCGAACCAAAGGAAAGTCTGGTTTGTGATCGACGAGCTGGCAAGCCTGCAGCGACTCCCGCAGCTCCATACTGCCCTCACTGAGGCTCGCAAATCGAAGAACCCGATGGTGCTTGGCTTCCAGGGAAGGGCACAGCTCCAGGCCATCTACGGCGACAAGCTGGCCGAGGTAATGGTGTCCCAACCGGCCACCAAACTCTTCATGAAGACGGCGGAACCCAACGCAGCGCAGTGGATCTCCAAAGCCATTGGCTACGTCGAGATCGAACGCGTCAAGGAGACGAAACACGACGGGGCAAAGCAGGGCCGGAACTACTCCCTTGACCGGCAGATCGAGCCGCTCGTCATGGAGTCCCAGATTGCCGGACTGGACGATCTACACGCCTACCTGAAGCACGGAAACAACGTCGCGCAGTTCAACTTCAACTACATCAGCCTGCCGAAAGTGAGCCCCGGTTTTGTCAGTCGCACCGGCGCGGAAGGGGAGCTGAGCTTCGACCCCGACACGCTGAAACCGCGCCCTCCAAAGCCCGGAGCCGCCTCCAAACATGCGGCTGCGGCGGAGGCACCAGCAACCCCGACCGCTGGCTTTGAAGAGCCTCCCGAGGAGGCAGAAACCGTGGTGACGGAAGCCGCCGAGACGGTAGCACCGGCCCCAGGAGGAGAGGTGGGCACGGAGGCTACCGAGCACAGGAAGAGCCGGAAATCACGCAAGAAGACTGAGCAGAAGGAGGCCCAGCCGGAGCCGGAACTGGAAGCAGAAATCCTTCAGGAAGAGTGTCTTTCAAGGGAGCTGGACCCTCCGAAAGCCGGACCGGAAAAGCCGTCAAATCAGCACCACTTCATCCAGATGTAG